In a single window of the Limnochorda sp. L945t genome:
- a CDS encoding ABC transporter ATP-binding protein, giving the protein MTAAVEIRELVKRYPGGTVALDGLSLTVPAGSVYALVGRNGAGKTTTLRILMGMLRADGGEAAVLGHALTPRATSRLRARIGYAPERPGLYPAMRVSEVLAFARSSYPRWNERRTRTYLETFDLPLTARVRQLSRGQLAMLSLCLAVAHDPQLLLLDDPFVGLDPVHRRLYMQLLLEENARFGRTVMLSTHDLYAASRLADTVGLVHRGQALRESPLDALYETEKRVRVTCERELPEEQLRLPGVRLVEREAHGYLLTVTASGGAGPESVAQLTARLGQIPGVRVAGVYDLDLEAIFLSYVESPGERTLPRPPDQAAEAALM; this is encoded by the coding sequence GTGACGGCAGCGGTAGAGATCCGGGAGCTCGTCAAGCGATACCCGGGCGGGACGGTGGCACTCGACGGCCTATCGCTCACGGTGCCGGCGGGCAGCGTCTATGCGCTCGTCGGGCGAAACGGCGCAGGGAAGACCACGACGCTGCGCATTCTCATGGGCATGCTGCGCGCCGACGGGGGCGAGGCGGCCGTCCTCGGGCACGCCCTCACGCCGCGAGCCACGTCCCGCTTGCGGGCCCGGATCGGTTACGCCCCGGAACGGCCTGGCCTTTACCCCGCCATGCGGGTGAGCGAGGTGCTGGCTTTTGCCCGAAGCTCGTACCCTCGCTGGAACGAGCGCCGCACTCGAACGTACCTCGAGACCTTCGACCTCCCGCTCACGGCCAGGGTGCGCCAGCTCTCCCGGGGGCAGCTGGCCATGCTCAGCCTGTGCCTGGCGGTGGCCCACGACCCGCAGCTGTTGCTCCTCGACGACCCCTTCGTCGGGCTCGACCCGGTACACCGGCGCCTGTACATGCAGCTGCTGCTTGAGGAAAACGCCCGGTTCGGGCGGACGGTGATGCTGTCGACGCACGACCTGTACGCGGCGTCGCGGCTCGCCGACACCGTGGGCCTCGTCCATCGGGGGCAGGCGTTACGAGAAAGCCCCCTCGACGCGCTCTACGAGACGGAAAAGCGCGTGCGGGTCACGTGCGAACGAGAACTGCCCGAGGAGCAGCTGCGCCTACCCGGAGTGCGCCTCGTCGAACGGGAGGCCCACGGGTACCTCCTGACCGTGACGGCCAGTGGGGGTGCGGGCCCGGAAAGCGTTGCACAACTCACCGCGCGACTCGGGCAGATCCCCGGCGTGCGGGTGGCAGGCGTCTACGACCTCGACCTCGAGGCCATCTTCCTCAGCTACGTGGAAAGCCCTGGCGAGCGCACCCTGCCGCGACCGCCGGACCAAGCCGCTGAGGCGGCGCTCATGTGA
- a CDS encoding GntR family transcriptional regulator, translated as MSGSPDRRQDAAGQRLWFHLDPASGVPLHVQLRNQVRAAVASGVLRSGDRLPSVRELALQLTVNPNTVFKVYQELEHEGLLETVHGKGVFVRPTAGRRFSDEERWRLLAQAIDHLVAQAVALGYSTGELRRLVDQRLQQRWSPGQEGQGHAGRQDDAGGPDEAGSSNVGRKGVPES; from the coding sequence TTGAGCGGTTCTCCGGACCGGCGGCAGGATGCGGCGGGCCAACGCCTGTGGTTCCACCTTGACCCGGCGAGCGGGGTTCCGCTCCACGTGCAGCTGCGCAATCAGGTGCGGGCAGCCGTGGCTTCAGGCGTGCTGCGATCCGGAGACCGGCTTCCGTCCGTGCGGGAGCTAGCGCTGCAACTGACGGTCAATCCCAACACGGTCTTCAAGGTCTACCAGGAACTCGAGCACGAGGGGCTGCTCGAGACGGTGCACGGCAAAGGGGTCTTCGTACGGCCGACAGCGGGACGGCGCTTTTCGGACGAGGAACGCTGGCGGCTCCTGGCGCAAGCCATCGACCATCTGGTGGCGCAGGCGGTCGCGCTGGGGTATTCGACTGGCGAACTGAGGCGCCTGGTCGACCAGCGCCTGCAACAACGGTGGAGCCCGGGGCAGGAGGGCCAGGGCCACGCGGGCCGGCAGGACGACGCAGGGGGGCCCGACGAGGCGGGCAGTTCAAATGTGGGTCGAAAAGGGGTGCCCGAGTCGTGA
- a CDS encoding ABC transporter permease, giving the protein MAIFWQFFKAERGTVIVWAAVMGLIAAWIASVYPSTAASIDLPAWLSHYPSWLRAMAGPIPEWPSMKAWVQIELLSYLQLLLAYFAVALAAGIYTRELEQGTAEFLFTLPFPRWRIVLARLGAVAMQSAVVHAVVYGAVQGTVVVLGQPLEVAAYLRAFLVAYAVNLSLAAFALWWGTFFSEYSKAVVTAMLIIVAVCLFNLTAPSSGPLRQLALWNPLSNVNVFHALWGRGFPWADLAVVVVFFVIFTGLALIRVERREVYS; this is encoded by the coding sequence ATGGCCATCTTCTGGCAATTCTTCAAAGCCGAACGGGGCACGGTCATCGTCTGGGCCGCCGTGATGGGCCTCATAGCCGCCTGGATCGCCTCGGTCTATCCGTCGACGGCCGCCAGCATCGACCTGCCCGCCTGGCTCAGCCACTATCCCTCATGGCTACGCGCGATGGCGGGCCCGATACCGGAGTGGCCCTCGATGAAAGCCTGGGTGCAGATCGAGCTCCTCAGTTACCTTCAGCTCCTGCTCGCCTACTTCGCCGTAGCGCTGGCGGCAGGTATCTACACCCGGGAGCTCGAGCAGGGAACCGCCGAGTTCCTCTTCACGCTCCCATTTCCCCGATGGCGCATCGTTCTGGCACGCCTCGGGGCCGTCGCGATGCAGTCGGCGGTGGTGCACGCGGTGGTCTACGGGGCCGTACAGGGCACCGTGGTAGTCCTGGGGCAGCCGCTCGAGGTGGCCGCCTACCTGCGGGCATTCTTGGTGGCGTACGCCGTCAATCTCTCGCTCGCCGCTTTCGCCCTATGGTGGGGCACCTTCTTTTCCGAGTACTCGAAGGCCGTGGTCACGGCGATGTTGATCATCGTCGCGGTTTGTCTCTTCAACCTCACAGCGCCGAGCTCGGGCCCGCTTCGCCAGCTGGCGCTCTGGAACCCGCTCAGCAACGTCAACGTGTTCCATGCCCTATGGGGGCGTGGATTTCCCTGGGCCGACCTGGCGGTGGTGGTGGTGTTCTTCGTGATCTTCACGGGGCTCGCCCTCATCCGCGTCGAGCGGCGGGAGGTCTACTCTTGA
- a CDS encoding outer membrane lipoprotein-sorting protein: protein MRIRAAAAAAVGAVIPAVAAAVLAGSTAWTTGSAVRAIASGAAARSAGSPVDAATILERVDANARMPTAYMEASLVIESGGRRMTKTMRIWEEGNGSKALVEFTNPGDRGTRYLKVGSEMWIYSPEAEEVVRISGHMLRQGMMGSDFSYQDALESEQLRMLYDASLAGEELVDGKACYVLELTAKPGREVSYYRRKVWVSQAEWVALKEELYAPSGKILKRLSARDVRRAGERYYPAEAIMENLLRRGTRTTMTITRLDMGVEIPAGTFSLQRLTGR, encoded by the coding sequence GTGAGGATTCGAGCGGCGGCAGCGGCAGCAGTAGGAGCGGTGATCCCGGCCGTAGCCGCAGCAGTGCTTGCGGGCAGCACGGCGTGGACAACCGGCAGCGCAGTCCGGGCGATCGCCAGCGGTGCGGCGGCCCGATCGGCAGGCTCGCCCGTGGACGCCGCCACCATCCTCGAGCGGGTGGACGCCAACGCCCGCATGCCCACTGCCTACATGGAGGCGTCGCTGGTCATCGAGTCGGGCGGGCGGCGCATGACCAAGACCATGCGGATCTGGGAGGAGGGCAACGGCAGCAAGGCGCTCGTCGAGTTCACCAACCCCGGAGACCGGGGGACACGCTACCTCAAGGTCGGAAGCGAAATGTGGATCTACTCCCCCGAGGCGGAGGAGGTGGTGAGGATCTCCGGGCACATGCTGCGCCAGGGCATGATGGGCAGTGACTTCTCCTACCAGGACGCGCTCGAGTCCGAGCAACTGCGAATGCTCTACGACGCCAGCCTCGCGGGCGAGGAGCTCGTCGACGGCAAGGCGTGCTACGTCCTCGAACTCACCGCGAAGCCCGGCCGTGAGGTCTCTTACTACCGGCGCAAAGTCTGGGTGAGCCAGGCGGAGTGGGTGGCCCTGAAAGAGGAACTGTACGCCCCCAGCGGCAAGATCCTCAAGCGCCTGAGCGCGCGCGACGTCCGGCGCGCCGGCGAACGCTACTACCCGGCCGAGGCCATCATGGAGAACTTGCTGCGCCGGGGCACCAGGACCACCATGACCATCACGCGGCTGGACATGGGCGTGGAGATCCCGGCCGGCACGTTTTCGCTCCAGCGGCTGACGGGACGGTGA
- a CDS encoding ABC transporter permease → MPYVVRMAWRNLSRNRARTLLSVGAVAAGVAVVILLKGFVDGSVDTVLGNTIRLTSGHVRIIRPEYRQKERLLSLAYPVEGFHGEGFEAVVEATRGLPGVTEAFGRIRFGALFSKGERTRGIMVIGTDLAAEDRVAHLSRFVDEGRLPKPGEKEVLLGKDLMDSLGLQVGGRVTFLFHDAFGALRAATFTVSGRMRSGLRLLDEGSAYLPLDRAQALLSMPGAVTEVVVFGATQGSAQSIASEVRAVLREKGATEAYLAIPWQQHNAMVRYLTTVQVVFSIVYGLVIMLACFVVFNTFWMIVNERRRELGMLGALGFTPSDMLRLVLAEAGLIGLVGSAVGAAVGSGVNEWLAHAGLDVSSYVRAAGKDLLYFPVLYPVQSWETTAVAFGLGWAITVLATLSPAWTATRTRPTEALRSV, encoded by the coding sequence ATGCCGTACGTCGTGCGGATGGCCTGGCGCAACCTGTCGCGCAACCGGGCTCGCACCCTGCTCAGCGTGGGGGCAGTGGCCGCCGGGGTGGCCGTGGTGATCCTGCTGAAGGGGTTCGTCGACGGCTCGGTCGACACCGTGCTCGGCAACACCATCCGGCTCACCTCGGGCCACGTACGCATCATCCGCCCCGAGTACCGCCAGAAGGAGCGGCTCCTGTCGCTCGCCTACCCGGTCGAGGGGTTCCACGGCGAGGGATTCGAGGCCGTGGTGGAGGCCACGCGGGGGCTGCCGGGCGTCACGGAAGCGTTCGGCCGGATTCGCTTTGGAGCCCTCTTCTCCAAAGGGGAAAGGACTCGAGGGATCATGGTGATCGGCACCGACCTGGCTGCCGAAGACCGCGTGGCACACCTTTCCCGGTTCGTCGATGAGGGGAGGCTTCCGAAGCCGGGGGAGAAAGAGGTGCTCCTCGGCAAGGATCTGATGGATAGTCTGGGACTGCAGGTGGGCGGGCGGGTCACTTTCCTTTTCCATGATGCCTTCGGCGCGCTGCGGGCGGCGACTTTCACCGTCTCCGGGCGCATGCGAAGCGGTCTGCGCCTCCTAGACGAGGGTAGCGCCTATCTCCCGCTGGATCGGGCGCAGGCCCTTCTGTCGATGCCGGGGGCGGTGACCGAGGTCGTGGTGTTCGGGGCGACGCAGGGAAGCGCCCAGAGCATCGCTTCGGAGGTGCGGGCTGTCCTCCGGGAGAAAGGGGCCACCGAGGCCTACCTGGCCATCCCGTGGCAACAGCACAACGCCATGGTCCGTTACCTGACCACCGTCCAGGTCGTCTTTTCCATCGTGTACGGGCTCGTCATCATGCTGGCCTGTTTCGTGGTGTTCAACACGTTTTGGATGATCGTCAACGAGCGGCGGCGGGAGTTGGGGATGCTGGGCGCGCTGGGGTTCACGCCGAGCGACATGCTGCGGCTCGTCCTGGCCGAGGCAGGGCTCATCGGCCTGGTGGGCAGCGCGGTGGGGGCAGCGGTGGGAAGCGGCGTCAACGAGTGGCTCGCCCACGCAGGGCTCGACGTCAGCTCGTACGTCCGGGCCGCCGGTAAAGATCTCCTGTACTTCCCCGTGCTCTACCCCGTGCAGAGCTGGGAGACGACCGCGGTGGCCTTCGGTCTAGGATGGGCCATCACGGTGCTGGCGACCTTGAGCCCGGCGTGGACGGCGACCCGCACCCGGCCCACGGAGGCCCTGCGCAGCGTGTGA
- a CDS encoding ABC transporter permease — protein MVRYFLRLAARNLWRRPRRTVLTFLAVAVGLWYFIFLDSFLQGLGRDSVRNLVELETSHVRIHAAGYWDKRDELPLDPLIERPRDIVRRVAAVPGVEGATPRLVFAAQLNNGVDELPVTAVGIDPQADGRVFSLEKYVVQGRWPQPHDEAMGPGVAQAMLGKAVAELMGLGVGDTFTLVTRTRSGAMQAIDLQVAGLLDSPHPGVNASTVYLPLQAAQLALGVGDAATEVDIRGTGEGHAAALQSEIEQTVGARAQPALSVHAWQAMAQDVLAMIQAERAYDMVFLALVFVIALVGVVNTVLLATLERTREIGTLKAMGMTTREIAGVFMAEAGLVGVLGGVTGVAAAMATEFWFVNYGLDLTPLLRDVDVGYPLSGVFTGAWNPVTMAGAFLFGVAVCLVASALPARRAARLDAAAALRNL, from the coding sequence ATGGTACGTTACTTCCTGCGCCTCGCCGCCCGCAACCTCTGGCGCCGGCCCCGCCGCACGGTGCTGACCTTCCTGGCCGTCGCGGTCGGGCTCTGGTATTTCATCTTCCTGGACTCCTTCTTGCAGGGGCTTGGGCGCGACTCGGTGCGCAACCTCGTGGAACTGGAAACGTCCCACGTCCGCATCCACGCCGCCGGATACTGGGACAAGCGCGACGAACTTCCACTCGACCCCCTCATCGAGCGGCCTCGCGACATCGTGCGCCGGGTCGCTGCCGTGCCTGGCGTCGAGGGCGCTACCCCCCGCCTGGTCTTCGCCGCGCAGCTCAACAATGGCGTCGACGAGCTCCCGGTCACGGCGGTCGGTATCGACCCGCAGGCGGACGGCCGGGTCTTCTCCCTGGAAAAGTACGTGGTCCAAGGCCGCTGGCCCCAGCCCCATGACGAGGCCATGGGGCCGGGTGTCGCCCAGGCCATGCTCGGTAAAGCGGTGGCCGAGCTCATGGGTCTCGGAGTGGGCGACACCTTTACGCTCGTCACGCGCACAAGGAGCGGCGCGATGCAGGCCATCGACCTGCAAGTAGCAGGCCTCCTCGACAGCCCCCACCCTGGGGTCAACGCGAGCACGGTCTACCTGCCGCTCCAGGCCGCCCAGCTGGCGCTGGGAGTCGGAGACGCCGCCACGGAGGTCGACATCCGCGGGACCGGCGAAGGCCACGCTGCAGCGCTCCAGAGCGAGATCGAGCAAACGGTGGGCGCCAGGGCGCAGCCGGCTCTGAGCGTTCACGCGTGGCAGGCGATGGCCCAGGACGTCCTGGCCATGATTCAGGCCGAACGCGCCTATGACATGGTGTTCCTCGCCCTGGTCTTCGTCATCGCGCTCGTCGGAGTCGTCAACACGGTGCTCCTCGCCACCCTGGAGCGCACGCGCGAGATCGGCACCCTCAAGGCGATGGGGATGACGACCCGGGAGATCGCGGGGGTGTTCATGGCCGAGGCGGGGTTGGTGGGCGTGCTGGGCGGCGTAACGGGGGTGGCAGCGGCCATGGCTACGGAGTTCTGGTTCGTCAACTACGGGCTCGACCTGACCCCGCTTCTCCGGGACGTGGATGTCGGCTATCCCCTGTCGGGGGTCTTCACGGGCGCCTGGAACCCCGTCACGATGGCCGGCGCTTTCCTGTTCGGCGTCGCCGTCTGCCTGGTCGCCAGCGCCCTACCGGCTCGACGTGCCGCCCGGCTGGATGCCGCAGCCGCGCTCAGGAACCTTTGA
- a CDS encoding ABC transporter ATP-binding protein, producing the protein MHILELHGVTKVYLHGRAEVAALRGIDLAIDPGEFVAIAGPSGSGKTTLLNLIGCLDTPTAGSIRLDGRELASLDANRLAYIRRREVGFVFQSYNLIPVLTAYENVELPLRLAGGLSDAEIRRRVLTMLAEVGLAGLERRRPADLSGGQQQRVAIARALVKAPKLVLADEPTANLDSENGEAVLSLMRTLNARRGVTFVFSTHDPRVMKHARRLIELRDGRIEKDERR; encoded by the coding sequence ATGCACATCCTGGAGCTGCACGGCGTCACAAAGGTCTACCTGCACGGCCGCGCCGAGGTTGCGGCCCTGAGGGGCATCGACCTGGCCATCGACCCGGGCGAGTTTGTCGCCATCGCCGGGCCGTCGGGCTCGGGCAAGACGACGTTGCTCAACCTCATCGGCTGCCTCGATACGCCGACGGCCGGCAGCATTCGCCTCGACGGGCGCGAGCTCGCCTCGCTCGACGCCAACCGGTTGGCCTACATCCGCCGCCGGGAGGTCGGCTTTGTCTTTCAGTCCTACAACCTCATCCCGGTGCTGACGGCGTACGAAAACGTGGAGCTCCCCCTGCGGCTCGCCGGGGGCCTCTCTGACGCCGAGATCCGCCGCCGCGTTCTTACCATGCTCGCCGAGGTAGGCCTCGCGGGACTCGAACGCCGCCGCCCTGCCGACCTCTCCGGCGGGCAGCAGCAGCGGGTCGCCATCGCCCGCGCCCTCGTCAAGGCGCCCAAGCTCGTTCTGGCCGACGAACCCACCGCCAACCTCGACTCCGAAAACGGCGAGGCCGTGCTCTCCCTCATGCGTACGCTCAACGCCCGCCGGGGCGTCACCTTCGTCTTCTCGACGCATGACCCCCGCGTGATGAAGCACGCCCGGCGGCTCATCGAGCTGCGCGACGGCCGCATTGAGAAGGACGAGAGGCGGTAA
- a CDS encoding cupredoxin domain-containing protein, with the protein MTEVEVPRPGIRGMGIVAAAVTVVLGLAAGALAAESGHSDEPSAGAGGTTLVLEMGDYHFTPSRITLKPGQTYHLVVRNRGTTEHELMIGRGLVTSGGTHSFRTNFFSGVEVLLKAGEAAAEVEDLGELEVEPGGEASLDFTVPADHQGDWEMACLVPGHYELGMHGTVTVR; encoded by the coding sequence ATGACGGAGGTCGAAGTGCCGAGGCCGGGCATCCGGGGGATGGGCATCGTGGCGGCGGCGGTCACGGTGGTGCTGGGGCTCGCAGCAGGGGCGCTGGCCGCGGAGAGCGGCCACTCAGACGAGCCGTCCGCGGGCGCCGGGGGCACGACGTTGGTCCTGGAGATGGGGGATTACCACTTCACGCCGTCCCGCATCACACTGAAACCCGGGCAAACCTACCATCTGGTGGTCCGCAACCGGGGTACGACAGAGCACGAGCTGATGATCGGCCGGGGATTGGTCACCTCGGGGGGCACGCATAGCTTTCGCACCAACTTCTTCAGCGGCGTGGAGGTCTTGTTGAAGGCGGGCGAGGCGGCCGCGGAGGTCGAGGATCTGGGGGAGCTGGAGGTCGAACCCGGCGGGGAGGCCAGCCTCGACTTCACGGTGCCTGCCGACCACCAGGGCGATTGGGAGATGGCCTGCCTGGTGCCCGGCCACTACGAACTCGGGATGCACGGTACGGTGACCGTTCGCTAG
- a CDS encoding methyltransferase domain-containing protein: MSTRIAAQLYTLREMLRTPEEIGQILRQVKAAGYDVVELSGLGPVDPQHLRDMLQAAGLAVCSTHNSWERLRAEPEAVLRELRLWGATYTAVASMPPSYRHEAGYHRFAAELNELAAQYAREGVRLAYHNHSFEFERFGARSGMQILLDQATHYALELDTYWVQHGGADPAAWIRRAAGKLPAVHLKDMTILDGVQAMAEVGEGNLEWPAILSACQEAGVEWYVVEQDVCRRPPLESLAISRRNLERLPGTKERVRSFFGRYAAHYGTSAGHRHGSDLERLIEMLRPRPGERALDVATGGGHTAFRLANHVAEVIGLDLTEAMRDPFERTAREHGLHNVRFHVGDAEHLPFEDGAFDVVVSRRAPHHFADIRRALAEMTRVLRPGGRLGIADMSPPEDPGAAALLNALELARDSSHARAYTPGEWRELVTRAGLEVTHLETVSADVPWEQWLAPISPDSPEGKAAARLIQQADAAVVGRIVSPRPAAAGGPVVHRLWTVLLAAKPLARP, encoded by the coding sequence GTGTCGACGCGCATCGCTGCCCAGCTTTACACGTTGCGCGAGATGCTCCGGACGCCGGAGGAGATCGGGCAGATCCTCCGGCAGGTCAAAGCGGCGGGGTACGATGTCGTGGAGCTCTCCGGACTGGGCCCTGTGGACCCCCAACACTTGCGGGACATGCTGCAGGCGGCAGGCCTGGCCGTCTGCTCGACGCACAATTCCTGGGAACGCCTGCGTGCCGAGCCCGAGGCCGTCTTGCGGGAACTTCGCCTGTGGGGCGCCACGTACACGGCGGTCGCTTCCATGCCGCCCTCTTACCGGCACGAGGCCGGCTACCACCGGTTCGCCGCCGAACTCAACGAGCTCGCCGCCCAGTATGCCCGGGAGGGCGTCCGCCTGGCCTATCACAACCACAGCTTCGAGTTCGAGCGGTTCGGTGCGCGGAGCGGGATGCAGATCCTGCTCGACCAGGCCACCCATTACGCCCTCGAACTCGACACTTACTGGGTGCAGCACGGCGGCGCTGACCCGGCCGCCTGGATCCGGCGGGCGGCGGGCAAGCTGCCGGCCGTGCACCTCAAGGACATGACCATCCTCGACGGTGTGCAGGCCATGGCCGAGGTCGGTGAAGGCAATCTGGAGTGGCCGGCCATCTTGAGCGCATGCCAGGAGGCCGGGGTCGAGTGGTACGTGGTCGAGCAAGACGTCTGCCGCCGCCCGCCCCTGGAGAGCCTCGCCATCAGCCGGCGCAATCTGGAGCGCCTCCCGGGCACCAAGGAACGGGTGCGGTCCTTTTTCGGCCGGTACGCGGCCCATTACGGCACGAGCGCCGGCCACCGGCACGGCTCCGACCTGGAGCGCCTCATCGAGATGCTGCGCCCCCGGCCCGGCGAGCGGGCTTTGGACGTCGCCACCGGCGGGGGCCACACGGCCTTCCGCCTGGCGAATCACGTTGCCGAGGTGATCGGGCTCGACCTGACCGAGGCCATGCGTGACCCCTTCGAGCGAACGGCCCGGGAGCACGGGCTCCACAACGTGCGGTTCCACGTCGGGGATGCGGAGCACCTGCCCTTCGAGGACGGCGCGTTCGACGTGGTGGTCTCCCGCCGGGCACCGCACCACTTCGCCGACATCCGGCGGGCGCTGGCAGAAATGACCCGGGTGCTGCGTCCCGGTGGAAGGCTCGGCATCGCCGACATGAGCCCTCCGGAGGATCCGGGCGCGGCCGCCCTGTTGAACGCGCTCGAACTCGCACGCGACTCATCTCACGCAAGGGCCTATACGCCAGGTGAATGGCGGGAACTCGTGACTCGCGCAGGCCTCGAGGTGACGCACCTGGAGACGGTGTCGGCCGACGTGCCGTGGGAACAGTGGCTCGCCCCCATCTCGCCGGACAGCCCGGAAGGCAAGGCCGCCGCACGGCTCATCCAACAGGCCGATGCGGCTGTGGTCGGTCGCATCGTATCCCCCCGGCCGGCCGCGGCCGGCGGGCCCGTGGTGCACCGGCTTTGGACCGTGTTGCTAGCCGCCAAGCCGCTGGCTCGCCCGTAG